The following proteins are co-located in the Camelina sativa cultivar DH55 chromosome 12, Cs, whole genome shotgun sequence genome:
- the LOC104730243 gene encoding UPF0057 membrane protein At4g30660-like, producing the protein MPSNCEILCEILIAVLLPPLGVCLRKGCCTVEFLICLVLTILGYVPGIIYAVYVIVFQNREEYFDEYRRPLYSA; encoded by the exons atgccgaGCAACTGTGAGATTCTCTGCGAGATCTTAATCGCCGTCCTTCTTCCGCCTCTCGGAGTTTGCCTCAGGAAGGGCTGCTGCACT GTGGAGTTCTTGATTTGCTTGGTGCTGACTATCTTAGGCTACGTCCCTGGGATAATTTATGCGGTTTACGTGATTGTGTTTCAGAACCGTGAAGAGTACTTTGATGAATACAGACGCCCTCTCTACTCCGCTTGA
- the LOC104730245 gene encoding putative F-box/LRR-repeat protein 19: MEVNDGQGKVEMGSGLCPDWSEMTRECLLDIFSRLSQEERWIGPMLVSKSWMNACFDPSLNTIFDLETRFLSFPESINWWTPEFEDKIDFFFQSVVDRSQGGLKEIKIRHCTDRSLSYAAQRCPKLEVLWIKSCPNVTDASMMNIASNCRNLKEVDISYSYGLSHDSLTMLGRNCKNLKTLKRNQYPRLNTHMPTIIAPLDYLARYSKYGNAEAEIIARHMPQFKHLEFRYSTLTAQGLASVCEGCKDLEYMNLYGCIYLRSEEITTCTSSLNNLKEINKPNFMFPMAILRMSRPGNPRDE, from the exons ATGGAAGTCAACGACGGCCAAGGAAAGGTGGAGATGGGTTCAGGACTCTGTCCTGACTGGTCTGAGATGACTCGGGAATGTCTTCTCGACATCTTCTCACGGCTGAGCCAGGAAGAAAGATGGATCGGACCGATGCTGGTCAGCAAGAGCTGGATGAACGCATGCTTTGATCCATCACTCAACACCATCTTCGATCTCGAAACTCGGTTTTTATCGTTCCCGGAGTCGATCAACTGGTGGACTCCAGAGTTTGAGGATAAAATCGATTTCTTTTTCCAATCTGTTGTTGATCGGAGCCAAGGTGGTCTCAAAGAGATTAAGATCAGACACTGTACAGATCGCTCTCTATCTTACGCCGCTCAGAG GTGTCCTAAACTTGAGGTACTTTGGATTAAGAGCTGTCCAAATGTTACAGATGCATCGATGATGAACATAGCCTCCAACTGTCGAAACCTTAAAGAAGTTGATATAAGCTACTCTTATGGTTTATCTCACGATTCTTTGACAATGTTGGGGAGGAACTGCAAGAATCTCAAAACTCTTAAACGGAATCAATATCCCCGGCTTAATACCCACATGCCTACAATTATCGCGCCACTAGACTATCTGGCTCGATACTCCAAATACGGGAATGCGGAGGCGGAGATTATTGCGAGACACATGCCTCAGTTCAAGCACTTGGAGTTTCGATACTCCACATTGACTGCTCAAGGTCTTGCCTCGGTTTGTGAAGGTTGTAAGGATCTAGAGTACATGAACTTATACGGGTGTATATACTTGAGAAGCGAGGAGATAACTACGTGTACCTCGAGCTTGAACAATTTGAAGGAGATCAATAAGCCTAATTTCATGTTCCCTATGGCTATTTTACGCATGTCAAGACCGGGGAATCCCAGAGACGAATGA
- the LOC104730244 gene encoding putative F-box/LRR-repeat protein 19 produces the protein MEGNDGQGKVEMGSGLCPDWSEMTRECLLDIFSRLSHEERWIGPMLVSKSWMNACFDPSLNTIFDLETRFLSFPESINWWTPEFEDNVDSFLRSVVDRSQGGLTEIRVRHCTDRSLSYAAQRCPKLEVLCIKSCPNVTDASMEKIALNCLNLKELDISYSYGITHESFIMLGRNCQNLKILKRNLLPRLGPNLPTIVAPLDYLATFPRYGNIEAKIIGRYMPQLMHLEIQYSTLTARGLDSICNGCSNLEYLDVSGCISLNKRDITTCTSSLKNLKEIYKPDFDPSIAIVHLLRPGNPREE, from the exons ATGGAAGGCAACGACGGCCAAGGAAAGGTGGAGATGGGTTCAGGACTCTGTCCTGACTGGTCTGAGATGACTCGGGAATGCCTTCTCGACATCTTCTCACGGCTGAGCCATGAAGAGAGATGGATCGGACCGATGCTGGTCAGCAAGAGCTGGATGAACGCATGCTTTGATCCATCACTCAACACCATTTTCGATCTCGAAACTCGGTTTTTATCGTTCCCGGAGTCGATCAACTGGTGGACTCCAGAGTTTGAGGATAACGTCGATTCCTTTTTACGATCTGTTGTTGATCGGAGCCAAGGTGGTCTCACAGAGATTCGTGTCAGGCACTGTACAGATCGCTCTCTTTCTTACGCCGCTCAGAG GTGCCCTAAACTTGAGGTACTTTGTATCAAGAGCTGCCCAAATGTTACAGATGCATCAATGGAGAAGATAGCCTTAAACTGTCTAAACCTTAAAGAACTTGATATAAGCTACTCTTACGGTATAACTCACGAGTCTTTCATAATGTTGGGGAGAAACTGCCAAAATCTGAAGATTCTCAAACGGAATTTGTTGCCCCGGCTAGGTCCTAACCTGCCTACAATTGTCGCTCCACTAGACTATCTGGCTACGTTTCCTAGATACGGCAATATTGAGGCTAAAATAATTGGGAGATACATGCCACAGCTCATGCATTTGGAGATTCAATACTCCACTTTGACTGCTAGAGGTCTTGACTCGATTTGTAATGGATGTTCGAATCTAGAGTACCTAGACGTAAGCGGATGTATATCCTTGAACAAAAGGGATATAACCACATGTACCTCAAGCTTGAAGAATTTGAAGGAGATCTATAAGCCGGACTTCGATCCTTCCATTGCTATTGTACACCTTCTAAGACCAGGTAATCCAAGAGAAGAATGA
- the LOC104730246 gene encoding uncharacterized protein LOC104730246, which produces MNSSAGNARLTLMEVLELEKDLEVKRRKLEMVKQKRSSLKAEVRFLRRRYQHLKQDQTLVTSPKLLRLSESGGERKKHSSLRASVPCFDLKQKDTICNENEALAKNASRDLEKKLKRSRGKDTLTSLPDLNGEGNTSVTNKVPGFDLNQISREEDEREVNGENMVAEAMKNAMLDNRVSDLHDNKRKLPICGDVEKELHRAVKRKVTWQDPVALTLSV; this is translated from the exons ATGAACTCCTCTGCTGGCAATGCCCGACTAACCCTTATGGAGGTTTTGGAGTTGGAAAAG GACTTGGAAGTCAAAAGAAGGAAACTGGAGATGGTGAAACAAAAACGATCGTCTCTCAAGGCAGAAGTTAG GTTCTTGAGACGTAGATACCAACACTTGAAGCAAGACCAAACTCTTGTAACATCTCCAAAGTTATTGAGATTGTCAGAATCTGGTGGTGAGAGAAAGAAGCACTCTAGTCTGAGAGCATCTGTCccttgttttgatttgaaacaGAAGGATACAATTTGCAATGAGAATGAAGCATTGGCTAAGAATGCAAGTCGTGACTTGgaaaagaagctaaaaaggAGCAGAGGAAAGGATACTTTGACTTCACTTCCTGACCTTAACGGAGAGGGAAACACTTCTGTCACCAACAAAGTCCCGGGCTTTGACCTTAACCAGATCTCG agagaagaagatgagcggGAAGTGAATGGTGAGAATATGGTCGCGGAAGCAATGAAGAATGCAATGCTTGATAACAGAGTCAGTGATCTACATGACAACAAGAGAAAGTTACCGATTTGCGGAGATGTGGAGAAAGAGTTACATAGAGCAGTGAAGAGGAAGGTTACATGGCAAGATCCAGTGGCTTTAACTTTAAGTGTTTAA
- the LOC109127871 gene encoding UPF0057 membrane protein At4g30650, giving the protein MASNMEVFCEILIAILLPPLGVCLKRGCCTLEFLICLVLTILGYIPGIIYALYVIVFQNREGNHELGAPLNSA; this is encoded by the exons ATGGCGAGCAACATGGAAGTTTTCTGCGAGATCTTAATCGCAATCCTTCTTCCACCTCTTGGAGTTTGCCTCAAGCGTGGATGTTGCACT TTGGAGTTCTTGATTTGCTTGGTGCTGACAATCTTAGGATACATCCCAGGGATAATCTATGCACTTTACGTGATCGTGTTTCAAAACCGTGAAGGCAATCATGAACTCGGAGCTCCACTCAACTCAGCTTGA